The following proteins are encoded in a genomic region of Alosa alosa isolate M-15738 ecotype Scorff River chromosome 10, AALO_Geno_1.1, whole genome shotgun sequence:
- the snrpc gene encoding U1 small nuclear ribonucleoprotein C: MPKFYCDYCDTYLTHDSPSVRKTHCSGRKHKENVKDYYQKWMEEQAQSLIDKTTAAFQQGKIPPTPFPGAPPPGGSLLPHPNISGPPRPGMLPAPPMGGPPMMPMMGPPPHGMMPGGPGPGMRPPMGGHMQMMPGPHMMRPPARPMMLQVRPGMVRPDR; this comes from the exons ATGCCCAA GTTTTACTGTGACTACTGTGATACATATCTCACCCACGATTCG CCGTCAGTGCGGAAGACCCACTGCAGCGGACGCAAACATAAAGAAAATGTGAAGGACTACTATCAGAAATGGATGGAGGAGCAAGCACAGAGTCTTATTGATAAAACAA CTGCTGCATTTCAGCAAGGAAAGATCCCACCCACGCCGTTCCCAGGAGCACCTCCACCTGGTGGCTCGCTGCTTCCTCATCCAAACATTA gTGGACCCCCCCGACCTGGCATGCTACCCGCTCCCCCGATGGGTGGGCCTCCCATGATGCCCATGATGGGTCCGCCTCCTCATGGAATGATGCCAGGAGGACCAG GTCCTGGTATGCGACCCCCCATGGGTGGACACATGCAGATGATGCCTGGGCCTCATATGATGCGTCCTCCTGCCCGCCCCATGATGCTTCAAGTCAGACCGGGCATGGTGCGGCCAGACAGATAA